The genome window CGTTTGCAGAATAGATACCATTTAAGTTAATCCCCGGAACATTTGGAAGTTTTGGGGTTCCAGCACCGGTTCCTATAAACACCGCATCGTAGTTCTCGAGAAGTTCATCAAGAGTAACAGTTCTCCCTACTATGTAATCAGTTTTCATCTCAACACCAAGTTTCTTAAGCTTCTCAAGTTCTTTTTCAATGGTGTCATTAGGAAGCCTGAACTCGGGGATTCCATAAACAAGAACTCCCCCGGGTTTATGAAGGGCTTCAAATATCGTAACTTGGTATCCATCCTTGGCTAGTTCAGCAGCGCAGGTCAAACCAGCTGGACCTGCCCCGATAATAGCAAC of Thermococcus sp. EP1 contains these proteins:
- a CDS encoding FAD-dependent oxidoreductase is translated as RVCPQEDQCEAPCVMGKVGEPINIGKLERFVADYAREHGIDEELLQEIIPKIEKKKEKVAIIGAGPAGLTCAAELAKDGYQVTIFEALHKPGGVLVYGIPEFRLPNDTIEKELEKLKKLGVEMKTDYIVGRTVTLDELLENYDAVFIGTGAGTPKLPNVPGINLNGIYSAN